Proteins found in one Magnolia sinica isolate HGM2019 chromosome 5, MsV1, whole genome shotgun sequence genomic segment:
- the LOC131246548 gene encoding uncharacterized protein LOC131246548 isoform X3 encodes MVFFCSGSCSRKMGKTVAVCQVGGEFVTNSDGSMSYTGGEAHAIPVVPSMKFDDFKSEIAEMCNRDASTLFIKYFLPSNRRTPITISNDKQMQRMIDFHGDSVTIDVFVLDGETIAQNNDKTNNNRENRATSRTSRPASRTTKRAAATDSITQTPTTIDNDRKGRRTTVTDPVASNAVMAAPASGDSIASRTRSRITAVSTTVTDPTTPIATTAAVGNDKRPAQYSSPGNTIIDVGQEFNSVSDFRDALRRYAIVKGFVCIYINNENARVTAKCRAEGCPWRVHASRLSTMQKFKIKTINNVHTCEGGVGKDGHPYATRLWVASIIKDKLRDKPQYTPKEIVNDIYQEYGVNLKYHQAWSGKEVAQERLQDSQSEAYSQLPWFCNRIKETNPGSIVTLTTTEESRFHQLFISFHASQHGFENGCRPLILLDGTSLREKCRGTLLAAVSVDGDDAIFPIAFAIVDFESYDNWIWFLTELKSAVSTNRTITFVSDRRDGLEEAVPQVFEGSYHAYSLHHLTEDFKRVLKGPSQPVKDALADEIKHAAYSCSITDFNAHIGSIQNFSHDVTSWVLESKPDHWSNAFFKGLRYDHLSSNVAELFYGWISEERELSIIQMIDMIRCKMMEMIYAHREASSTWSTILTPSMEQRLALEIYNSHSLSVLFSSGSVFEVRDDSVNIVDIETWDCTCRRWKMSGLPCVHAAAVFDRTGRNTYDYCSRYFTVDCYRSTYSESIHPIPDIGNPVSEDSNTELIVRPPRSHRPHRPRGRPKSKQTEVLDPSKRLKLLHHCSQCGGCGHNKRRCRGVL; translated from the exons ATGGTATTCTTTTGTTCAG GTAGTTGCAGTCGGAAAATGGGGAAAACTGTTGCTGTTTGCCAGGTTGGTGGTGAGTTTGTAACAAACAGTGATGGATCTATGTCATATACTGGTGGAGAAGCACATGCAATACCAGTTGTTCCCAGCATGAAATTTGATGACTTCAAGTCAGAGATAGCAGAAATGTGCAATCGTGATGCGAGTACCTTATTCATAAAGTACTTCCTCCCAAGCAATAGACGGACTCCGATCACAATATCCAATGATAAGCAAATGCAGCGCATGATTGATTTTCATGGAGATTCAGTGACAATAGATGTTTTCGTTTTGGATGGAGAGACCATTGCTCAGAACAATGATAAAACAAATAACAACAG GGAAAACAGGGCCACAAGTAGAACAAGTAGACCCGCAAGTAGGACCACAAAAAGGGCTGCAGCCACTGACTCCATCACGCAAACTCCTACAACCATTGACAATGATAGGAAAGGAAGGAGAACTACTGTCACTGATCCAGTGGCTTCAAATGCTGTCATGGCTGCCCCTGCCAGTGGTGATAGCATCGCAAGTAGGACCAGGAGCAGGATTACAGCAGTTTCCACTACAGTCACTGACCCAACCACCCCAATTGCCACCACCGCTGCTGTTGGCAATGATAAACGACCAGCACAATACAGTTCACCAGGAAACACCATCATTGACGTAGGCCAAGAATTTAATAGTGTCAGTGACTTCCGTGATGCATTACGTAGGTATGCCATTGTAAAAGGGTTTGTATGTATATACATTAATAATGAAAATGCCCGTGTGACTGCCAAATGTAGAGCTGAGGGCTGCCCATGGCGGGTGCATGCTTCCAGACTTTCAACCATGCAGAAGTTCAAGATTAAAACAATAAACAATGTGCACACATGCGAAGGTGGGGTTGGAAAAGATGGCCATCCTTATGCAACAAGGCTCTGGGTTGCGAGCATTATAAAAGACAAGCTACGAGATAAGCCACAGTATACGCCGAAGGAAATCGTGAATGACATATATCAGGAGTATGGAGTCAATCTGAAATATCATCAGGCATGGAGTGGGAAGGAGGTGGCCCAGGAGCGGCTTCAAGACTCCCAGTCAGAAGCATATAGTCAGTTGCCTTGGTTCTGCAATAGGATAAAGGAGACGAATCCAGGTAGTATTGTAACTCTGACAACAACAGAGGAGTCGAGGTTTCACCagcttttcatttcatttcatgctTCACAGCATGGGTTTGAGAACGGTTGCCGCCCCCTCATTCTTCTTGACGGGACATCTCTAAGAGAGAAATGCCGAGGGACATTGTTAGCTGCAGTATCAGTTGATGGGGATGATGCTATCTTTCCCATTGCCTTCGCTATAGTGGATTTTGAATCCTATGATAATTGGATTTGGTTTTTGACTGAATTGAAATCGGCAGTGTCGACAAATCGGACCATAACATTTGTATCTGATAGGCGCGACGGTTTAGAGGAGGCTGTGCCGCAGGTTTTTGAGGGCAGCTATCATGCCTACTCTCTGCATCACCTTACCGAGGACTTCAAGCGTGTGTTGAAGGGCCCGTCACAGCCAGTGAAGGATGCGCTGGCCGATGAGATTAAACATGCTGCTTACTCGTGCAGCATTACTGATTTCAATGCTCACATTGGCAGCATCCAGAATTTCTCGCACGATGTCACATCGTGGGTCTTGGAAAGCAAGCCTGATCATTGGTCGAATGCATTCTTTAAGGGCTTGCGATATGATCACCTATCATCGAATGTTGCAGAGTTGTTCTACGGTTGGATATCAGAGGAGCGTGAACTATCAATAATTCAGATGATTGACATGATACGGTGTAAGATGATGGAGATGATTTATGCCCATCGAGAGGCTTCAAGCACATGGTCGACGATTCTCACACCTTCAATGGAGCAGAGACTAGCATTAGAGATATACAACTCGCACTCGCTCAGTGTGTTGTTTTCGTCAGGGAGCGTGTTCGAAGTCCGTGATGATTCAGTCAACATTGTGGACATTGAGACATGGGATTGTACATGCCGGAGATGGAAGATGTCTGGGTTGCCATGTGTTCATGCAGCTGCAGTTTTCGATCGCACAGGTAGAAATACTTATGATTACTGCTCACGATACTTCACAGTCGATTGTTACCGTTCAACATACTCCGAATCTATACACCCAATACCGGATATAGGAAATCCTGTTAGTGAGGATTCTAACACCGAGCTGATTGTTCGTCCACCCCGCAGCCatcgtccacaccgtccacgtggCAGGCCAAAATCGAAGCAGACAGAAGTGCTTGATCCGAGTAAGAGGCTGAAGCTTCTTCACCATTGCAGTCAGTGTGGTGGGTGCGGGCACAACAAGAGGAGGTGCAGAGGTGTGTTATAG
- the LOC131246548 gene encoding uncharacterized protein LOC131246548 isoform X1, with protein sequence MIILFFGFHISFFVIDIKFLTECLFIGSCSRKMGKTVAVCQVGGEFVTNSDGSMSYTGGEAHAIPVVPSMKFDDFKSEIAEMCNRDASTLFIKYFLPSNRRTPITISNDKQMQRMIDFHGDSVTIDVFVLDGETIAQNNDKTNNNRENRATSRTSRPASRTTKRAAATDSITQTPTTIDNDRKGRRTTVTDPVASNAVMAAPASGDSIASRTRSRITAVSTTVTDPTTPIATTAAVGNDKRPAQYSSPGNTIIDVGQEFNSVSDFRDALRRYAIVKGFVCIYINNENARVTAKCRAEGCPWRVHASRLSTMQKFKIKTINNVHTCEGGVGKDGHPYATRLWVASIIKDKLRDKPQYTPKEIVNDIYQEYGVNLKYHQAWSGKEVAQERLQDSQSEAYSQLPWFCNRIKETNPGSIVTLTTTEESRFHQLFISFHASQHGFENGCRPLILLDGTSLREKCRGTLLAAVSVDGDDAIFPIAFAIVDFESYDNWIWFLTELKSAVSTNRTITFVSDRRDGLEEAVPQVFEGSYHAYSLHHLTEDFKRVLKGPSQPVKDALADEIKHAAYSCSITDFNAHIGSIQNFSHDVTSWVLESKPDHWSNAFFKGLRYDHLSSNVAELFYGWISEERELSIIQMIDMIRCKMMEMIYAHREASSTWSTILTPSMEQRLALEIYNSHSLSVLFSSGSVFEVRDDSVNIVDIETWDCTCRRWKMSGLPCVHAAAVFDRTGRNTYDYCSRYFTVDCYRSTYSESIHPIPDIGNPVSEDSNTELIVRPPRSHRPHRPRGRPKSKQTEVLDPSKRLKLLHHCSQCGGCGHNKRRCRGVL encoded by the exons ATGATCATATTGTTCTTTGGGTTTCATATCTCCTTTTTTGTAATTGACATTAAATTCCTCACAGAATGCTTGTTCATAGGTAGTTGCAGTCGGAAAATGGGGAAAACTGTTGCTGTTTGCCAGGTTGGTGGTGAGTTTGTAACAAACAGTGATGGATCTATGTCATATACTGGTGGAGAAGCACATGCAATACCAGTTGTTCCCAGCATGAAATTTGATGACTTCAAGTCAGAGATAGCAGAAATGTGCAATCGTGATGCGAGTACCTTATTCATAAAGTACTTCCTCCCAAGCAATAGACGGACTCCGATCACAATATCCAATGATAAGCAAATGCAGCGCATGATTGATTTTCATGGAGATTCAGTGACAATAGATGTTTTCGTTTTGGATGGAGAGACCATTGCTCAGAACAATGATAAAACAAATAACAACAG GGAAAACAGGGCCACAAGTAGAACAAGTAGACCCGCAAGTAGGACCACAAAAAGGGCTGCAGCCACTGACTCCATCACGCAAACTCCTACAACCATTGACAATGATAGGAAAGGAAGGAGAACTACTGTCACTGATCCAGTGGCTTCAAATGCTGTCATGGCTGCCCCTGCCAGTGGTGATAGCATCGCAAGTAGGACCAGGAGCAGGATTACAGCAGTTTCCACTACAGTCACTGACCCAACCACCCCAATTGCCACCACCGCTGCTGTTGGCAATGATAAACGACCAGCACAATACAGTTCACCAGGAAACACCATCATTGACGTAGGCCAAGAATTTAATAGTGTCAGTGACTTCCGTGATGCATTACGTAGGTATGCCATTGTAAAAGGGTTTGTATGTATATACATTAATAATGAAAATGCCCGTGTGACTGCCAAATGTAGAGCTGAGGGCTGCCCATGGCGGGTGCATGCTTCCAGACTTTCAACCATGCAGAAGTTCAAGATTAAAACAATAAACAATGTGCACACATGCGAAGGTGGGGTTGGAAAAGATGGCCATCCTTATGCAACAAGGCTCTGGGTTGCGAGCATTATAAAAGACAAGCTACGAGATAAGCCACAGTATACGCCGAAGGAAATCGTGAATGACATATATCAGGAGTATGGAGTCAATCTGAAATATCATCAGGCATGGAGTGGGAAGGAGGTGGCCCAGGAGCGGCTTCAAGACTCCCAGTCAGAAGCATATAGTCAGTTGCCTTGGTTCTGCAATAGGATAAAGGAGACGAATCCAGGTAGTATTGTAACTCTGACAACAACAGAGGAGTCGAGGTTTCACCagcttttcatttcatttcatgctTCACAGCATGGGTTTGAGAACGGTTGCCGCCCCCTCATTCTTCTTGACGGGACATCTCTAAGAGAGAAATGCCGAGGGACATTGTTAGCTGCAGTATCAGTTGATGGGGATGATGCTATCTTTCCCATTGCCTTCGCTATAGTGGATTTTGAATCCTATGATAATTGGATTTGGTTTTTGACTGAATTGAAATCGGCAGTGTCGACAAATCGGACCATAACATTTGTATCTGATAGGCGCGACGGTTTAGAGGAGGCTGTGCCGCAGGTTTTTGAGGGCAGCTATCATGCCTACTCTCTGCATCACCTTACCGAGGACTTCAAGCGTGTGTTGAAGGGCCCGTCACAGCCAGTGAAGGATGCGCTGGCCGATGAGATTAAACATGCTGCTTACTCGTGCAGCATTACTGATTTCAATGCTCACATTGGCAGCATCCAGAATTTCTCGCACGATGTCACATCGTGGGTCTTGGAAAGCAAGCCTGATCATTGGTCGAATGCATTCTTTAAGGGCTTGCGATATGATCACCTATCATCGAATGTTGCAGAGTTGTTCTACGGTTGGATATCAGAGGAGCGTGAACTATCAATAATTCAGATGATTGACATGATACGGTGTAAGATGATGGAGATGATTTATGCCCATCGAGAGGCTTCAAGCACATGGTCGACGATTCTCACACCTTCAATGGAGCAGAGACTAGCATTAGAGATATACAACTCGCACTCGCTCAGTGTGTTGTTTTCGTCAGGGAGCGTGTTCGAAGTCCGTGATGATTCAGTCAACATTGTGGACATTGAGACATGGGATTGTACATGCCGGAGATGGAAGATGTCTGGGTTGCCATGTGTTCATGCAGCTGCAGTTTTCGATCGCACAGGTAGAAATACTTATGATTACTGCTCACGATACTTCACAGTCGATTGTTACCGTTCAACATACTCCGAATCTATACACCCAATACCGGATATAGGAAATCCTGTTAGTGAGGATTCTAACACCGAGCTGATTGTTCGTCCACCCCGCAGCCatcgtccacaccgtccacgtggCAGGCCAAAATCGAAGCAGACAGAAGTGCTTGATCCGAGTAAGAGGCTGAAGCTTCTTCACCATTGCAGTCAGTGTGGTGGGTGCGGGCACAACAAGAGGAGGTGCAGAGGTGTGTTATAG
- the LOC131246548 gene encoding uncharacterized protein LOC131246548 isoform X2 encodes MSVPLMKIPQQECLFIGSCSRKMGKTVAVCQVGGEFVTNSDGSMSYTGGEAHAIPVVPSMKFDDFKSEIAEMCNRDASTLFIKYFLPSNRRTPITISNDKQMQRMIDFHGDSVTIDVFVLDGETIAQNNDKTNNNRENRATSRTSRPASRTTKRAAATDSITQTPTTIDNDRKGRRTTVTDPVASNAVMAAPASGDSIASRTRSRITAVSTTVTDPTTPIATTAAVGNDKRPAQYSSPGNTIIDVGQEFNSVSDFRDALRRYAIVKGFVCIYINNENARVTAKCRAEGCPWRVHASRLSTMQKFKIKTINNVHTCEGGVGKDGHPYATRLWVASIIKDKLRDKPQYTPKEIVNDIYQEYGVNLKYHQAWSGKEVAQERLQDSQSEAYSQLPWFCNRIKETNPGSIVTLTTTEESRFHQLFISFHASQHGFENGCRPLILLDGTSLREKCRGTLLAAVSVDGDDAIFPIAFAIVDFESYDNWIWFLTELKSAVSTNRTITFVSDRRDGLEEAVPQVFEGSYHAYSLHHLTEDFKRVLKGPSQPVKDALADEIKHAAYSCSITDFNAHIGSIQNFSHDVTSWVLESKPDHWSNAFFKGLRYDHLSSNVAELFYGWISEERELSIIQMIDMIRCKMMEMIYAHREASSTWSTILTPSMEQRLALEIYNSHSLSVLFSSGSVFEVRDDSVNIVDIETWDCTCRRWKMSGLPCVHAAAVFDRTGRNTYDYCSRYFTVDCYRSTYSESIHPIPDIGNPVSEDSNTELIVRPPRSHRPHRPRGRPKSKQTEVLDPSKRLKLLHHCSQCGGCGHNKRRCRGVL; translated from the exons ATGTCGGTACCTCTGATGAAGATTCCCCAACAAG AATGCTTGTTCATAGGTAGTTGCAGTCGGAAAATGGGGAAAACTGTTGCTGTTTGCCAGGTTGGTGGTGAGTTTGTAACAAACAGTGATGGATCTATGTCATATACTGGTGGAGAAGCACATGCAATACCAGTTGTTCCCAGCATGAAATTTGATGACTTCAAGTCAGAGATAGCAGAAATGTGCAATCGTGATGCGAGTACCTTATTCATAAAGTACTTCCTCCCAAGCAATAGACGGACTCCGATCACAATATCCAATGATAAGCAAATGCAGCGCATGATTGATTTTCATGGAGATTCAGTGACAATAGATGTTTTCGTTTTGGATGGAGAGACCATTGCTCAGAACAATGATAAAACAAATAACAACAG GGAAAACAGGGCCACAAGTAGAACAAGTAGACCCGCAAGTAGGACCACAAAAAGGGCTGCAGCCACTGACTCCATCACGCAAACTCCTACAACCATTGACAATGATAGGAAAGGAAGGAGAACTACTGTCACTGATCCAGTGGCTTCAAATGCTGTCATGGCTGCCCCTGCCAGTGGTGATAGCATCGCAAGTAGGACCAGGAGCAGGATTACAGCAGTTTCCACTACAGTCACTGACCCAACCACCCCAATTGCCACCACCGCTGCTGTTGGCAATGATAAACGACCAGCACAATACAGTTCACCAGGAAACACCATCATTGACGTAGGCCAAGAATTTAATAGTGTCAGTGACTTCCGTGATGCATTACGTAGGTATGCCATTGTAAAAGGGTTTGTATGTATATACATTAATAATGAAAATGCCCGTGTGACTGCCAAATGTAGAGCTGAGGGCTGCCCATGGCGGGTGCATGCTTCCAGACTTTCAACCATGCAGAAGTTCAAGATTAAAACAATAAACAATGTGCACACATGCGAAGGTGGGGTTGGAAAAGATGGCCATCCTTATGCAACAAGGCTCTGGGTTGCGAGCATTATAAAAGACAAGCTACGAGATAAGCCACAGTATACGCCGAAGGAAATCGTGAATGACATATATCAGGAGTATGGAGTCAATCTGAAATATCATCAGGCATGGAGTGGGAAGGAGGTGGCCCAGGAGCGGCTTCAAGACTCCCAGTCAGAAGCATATAGTCAGTTGCCTTGGTTCTGCAATAGGATAAAGGAGACGAATCCAGGTAGTATTGTAACTCTGACAACAACAGAGGAGTCGAGGTTTCACCagcttttcatttcatttcatgctTCACAGCATGGGTTTGAGAACGGTTGCCGCCCCCTCATTCTTCTTGACGGGACATCTCTAAGAGAGAAATGCCGAGGGACATTGTTAGCTGCAGTATCAGTTGATGGGGATGATGCTATCTTTCCCATTGCCTTCGCTATAGTGGATTTTGAATCCTATGATAATTGGATTTGGTTTTTGACTGAATTGAAATCGGCAGTGTCGACAAATCGGACCATAACATTTGTATCTGATAGGCGCGACGGTTTAGAGGAGGCTGTGCCGCAGGTTTTTGAGGGCAGCTATCATGCCTACTCTCTGCATCACCTTACCGAGGACTTCAAGCGTGTGTTGAAGGGCCCGTCACAGCCAGTGAAGGATGCGCTGGCCGATGAGATTAAACATGCTGCTTACTCGTGCAGCATTACTGATTTCAATGCTCACATTGGCAGCATCCAGAATTTCTCGCACGATGTCACATCGTGGGTCTTGGAAAGCAAGCCTGATCATTGGTCGAATGCATTCTTTAAGGGCTTGCGATATGATCACCTATCATCGAATGTTGCAGAGTTGTTCTACGGTTGGATATCAGAGGAGCGTGAACTATCAATAATTCAGATGATTGACATGATACGGTGTAAGATGATGGAGATGATTTATGCCCATCGAGAGGCTTCAAGCACATGGTCGACGATTCTCACACCTTCAATGGAGCAGAGACTAGCATTAGAGATATACAACTCGCACTCGCTCAGTGTGTTGTTTTCGTCAGGGAGCGTGTTCGAAGTCCGTGATGATTCAGTCAACATTGTGGACATTGAGACATGGGATTGTACATGCCGGAGATGGAAGATGTCTGGGTTGCCATGTGTTCATGCAGCTGCAGTTTTCGATCGCACAGGTAGAAATACTTATGATTACTGCTCACGATACTTCACAGTCGATTGTTACCGTTCAACATACTCCGAATCTATACACCCAATACCGGATATAGGAAATCCTGTTAGTGAGGATTCTAACACCGAGCTGATTGTTCGTCCACCCCGCAGCCatcgtccacaccgtccacgtggCAGGCCAAAATCGAAGCAGACAGAAGTGCTTGATCCGAGTAAGAGGCTGAAGCTTCTTCACCATTGCAGTCAGTGTGGTGGGTGCGGGCACAACAAGAGGAGGTGCAGAGGTGTGTTATAG
- the LOC131246548 gene encoding uncharacterized protein LOC131246548 isoform X4, translating to MGKTVAVCQVGGEFVTNSDGSMSYTGGEAHAIPVVPSMKFDDFKSEIAEMCNRDASTLFIKYFLPSNRRTPITISNDKQMQRMIDFHGDSVTIDVFVLDGETIAQNNDKTNNNRENRATSRTSRPASRTTKRAAATDSITQTPTTIDNDRKGRRTTVTDPVASNAVMAAPASGDSIASRTRSRITAVSTTVTDPTTPIATTAAVGNDKRPAQYSSPGNTIIDVGQEFNSVSDFRDALRRYAIVKGFVCIYINNENARVTAKCRAEGCPWRVHASRLSTMQKFKIKTINNVHTCEGGVGKDGHPYATRLWVASIIKDKLRDKPQYTPKEIVNDIYQEYGVNLKYHQAWSGKEVAQERLQDSQSEAYSQLPWFCNRIKETNPGSIVTLTTTEESRFHQLFISFHASQHGFENGCRPLILLDGTSLREKCRGTLLAAVSVDGDDAIFPIAFAIVDFESYDNWIWFLTELKSAVSTNRTITFVSDRRDGLEEAVPQVFEGSYHAYSLHHLTEDFKRVLKGPSQPVKDALADEIKHAAYSCSITDFNAHIGSIQNFSHDVTSWVLESKPDHWSNAFFKGLRYDHLSSNVAELFYGWISEERELSIIQMIDMIRCKMMEMIYAHREASSTWSTILTPSMEQRLALEIYNSHSLSVLFSSGSVFEVRDDSVNIVDIETWDCTCRRWKMSGLPCVHAAAVFDRTGRNTYDYCSRYFTVDCYRSTYSESIHPIPDIGNPVSEDSNTELIVRPPRSHRPHRPRGRPKSKQTEVLDPSKRLKLLHHCSQCGGCGHNKRRCRGVL from the exons ATGGGGAAAACTGTTGCTGTTTGCCAGGTTGGTGGTGAGTTTGTAACAAACAGTGATGGATCTATGTCATATACTGGTGGAGAAGCACATGCAATACCAGTTGTTCCCAGCATGAAATTTGATGACTTCAAGTCAGAGATAGCAGAAATGTGCAATCGTGATGCGAGTACCTTATTCATAAAGTACTTCCTCCCAAGCAATAGACGGACTCCGATCACAATATCCAATGATAAGCAAATGCAGCGCATGATTGATTTTCATGGAGATTCAGTGACAATAGATGTTTTCGTTTTGGATGGAGAGACCATTGCTCAGAACAATGATAAAACAAATAACAACAG GGAAAACAGGGCCACAAGTAGAACAAGTAGACCCGCAAGTAGGACCACAAAAAGGGCTGCAGCCACTGACTCCATCACGCAAACTCCTACAACCATTGACAATGATAGGAAAGGAAGGAGAACTACTGTCACTGATCCAGTGGCTTCAAATGCTGTCATGGCTGCCCCTGCCAGTGGTGATAGCATCGCAAGTAGGACCAGGAGCAGGATTACAGCAGTTTCCACTACAGTCACTGACCCAACCACCCCAATTGCCACCACCGCTGCTGTTGGCAATGATAAACGACCAGCACAATACAGTTCACCAGGAAACACCATCATTGACGTAGGCCAAGAATTTAATAGTGTCAGTGACTTCCGTGATGCATTACGTAGGTATGCCATTGTAAAAGGGTTTGTATGTATATACATTAATAATGAAAATGCCCGTGTGACTGCCAAATGTAGAGCTGAGGGCTGCCCATGGCGGGTGCATGCTTCCAGACTTTCAACCATGCAGAAGTTCAAGATTAAAACAATAAACAATGTGCACACATGCGAAGGTGGGGTTGGAAAAGATGGCCATCCTTATGCAACAAGGCTCTGGGTTGCGAGCATTATAAAAGACAAGCTACGAGATAAGCCACAGTATACGCCGAAGGAAATCGTGAATGACATATATCAGGAGTATGGAGTCAATCTGAAATATCATCAGGCATGGAGTGGGAAGGAGGTGGCCCAGGAGCGGCTTCAAGACTCCCAGTCAGAAGCATATAGTCAGTTGCCTTGGTTCTGCAATAGGATAAAGGAGACGAATCCAGGTAGTATTGTAACTCTGACAACAACAGAGGAGTCGAGGTTTCACCagcttttcatttcatttcatgctTCACAGCATGGGTTTGAGAACGGTTGCCGCCCCCTCATTCTTCTTGACGGGACATCTCTAAGAGAGAAATGCCGAGGGACATTGTTAGCTGCAGTATCAGTTGATGGGGATGATGCTATCTTTCCCATTGCCTTCGCTATAGTGGATTTTGAATCCTATGATAATTGGATTTGGTTTTTGACTGAATTGAAATCGGCAGTGTCGACAAATCGGACCATAACATTTGTATCTGATAGGCGCGACGGTTTAGAGGAGGCTGTGCCGCAGGTTTTTGAGGGCAGCTATCATGCCTACTCTCTGCATCACCTTACCGAGGACTTCAAGCGTGTGTTGAAGGGCCCGTCACAGCCAGTGAAGGATGCGCTGGCCGATGAGATTAAACATGCTGCTTACTCGTGCAGCATTACTGATTTCAATGCTCACATTGGCAGCATCCAGAATTTCTCGCACGATGTCACATCGTGGGTCTTGGAAAGCAAGCCTGATCATTGGTCGAATGCATTCTTTAAGGGCTTGCGATATGATCACCTATCATCGAATGTTGCAGAGTTGTTCTACGGTTGGATATCAGAGGAGCGTGAACTATCAATAATTCAGATGATTGACATGATACGGTGTAAGATGATGGAGATGATTTATGCCCATCGAGAGGCTTCAAGCACATGGTCGACGATTCTCACACCTTCAATGGAGCAGAGACTAGCATTAGAGATATACAACTCGCACTCGCTCAGTGTGTTGTTTTCGTCAGGGAGCGTGTTCGAAGTCCGTGATGATTCAGTCAACATTGTGGACATTGAGACATGGGATTGTACATGCCGGAGATGGAAGATGTCTGGGTTGCCATGTGTTCATGCAGCTGCAGTTTTCGATCGCACAGGTAGAAATACTTATGATTACTGCTCACGATACTTCACAGTCGATTGTTACCGTTCAACATACTCCGAATCTATACACCCAATACCGGATATAGGAAATCCTGTTAGTGAGGATTCTAACACCGAGCTGATTGTTCGTCCACCCCGCAGCCatcgtccacaccgtccacgtggCAGGCCAAAATCGAAGCAGACAGAAGTGCTTGATCCGAGTAAGAGGCTGAAGCTTCTTCACCATTGCAGTCAGTGTGGTGGGTGCGGGCACAACAAGAGGAGGTGCAGAGGTGTGTTATAG